From the genome of Campylobacter concisus, one region includes:
- the folD gene encoding bifunctional methylenetetrahydrofolate dehydrogenase/methenyltetrahydrofolate cyclohydrolase FolD, with the protein MKILDGKAVSLKVKESVKVRAQELKKFGVEPTLAVILVGEDKASQTYVRAKEKACNEYGIKSVAHRLSENTTQAELLALINVLNLDDSIHGILVQLPLPKHIDTNTVLATIDPAKDVDGFHAVNVGKLVSGLDGFVPCTPLGVMEILKEYGIDVAGLNAVVIGRSNIVGKPMANLLLNASATVTVTHSKTKNLKEICKNADLIVAAIGKPFFLKADMLKEGAVVVDVGINRLDDGRLVGDVDFDEVAPKCSYITPVPGGVGPMTIAMLLNNTILAAQAKIASHKRA; encoded by the coding sequence ATGAAAATTTTAGACGGCAAAGCCGTATCTTTAAAGGTCAAAGAAAGCGTAAAAGTAAGAGCTCAAGAACTAAAAAAATTTGGCGTAGAGCCAACCCTAGCTGTTATCTTAGTAGGCGAAGATAAAGCATCTCAAACATACGTTAGAGCCAAAGAAAAAGCCTGCAACGAATACGGCATAAAAAGCGTAGCTCACCGTCTAAGCGAAAATACAACCCAAGCAGAGCTTCTAGCGCTTATAAATGTGCTAAATTTAGACGATAGTATCCACGGCATCTTGGTGCAGTTGCCGCTTCCAAAACATATAGATACAAATACCGTTTTAGCAACGATCGATCCAGCAAAAGACGTAGATGGCTTTCACGCTGTAAATGTCGGTAAACTTGTTAGTGGACTTGATGGTTTTGTGCCTTGCACACCGCTTGGCGTGATGGAAATTTTAAAAGAGTATGGAATTGATGTGGCTGGACTAAACGCGGTGGTGATCGGTAGAAGCAACATTGTTGGCAAGCCTATGGCAAATTTGCTTTTAAACGCCTCGGCAACCGTTACCGTGACTCACAGCAAGACTAAAAATTTAAAAGAAATTTGTAAAAATGCCGACCTCATCGTCGCAGCCATTGGTAAGCCATTTTTCTTAAAGGCTGATATGCTAAAAGAAGGCGCAGTAGTAGTTGACGTTGGCATAAATAGACTTGATGATGGTAGGCTTGTAGGCGATGTGGACTTTGACGAGGTCGCACCAAAATGCTCATACATCACGCCTGTTCCTGGGGGCGTAGGTCCGATGACGATTGCGATGCTTTTAAATAACACAATCCTTGCAGCCCAAGCTAAGATAGCTAGCCACAAAAGAGCCTAA
- the hemL gene encoding glutamate-1-semialdehyde 2,1-aminomutase — protein MTNKEAFSEAKKYIPGGVNSPVRAFGSVGGEPVMIDHARGAYIYDVEGKKYLDFIQSWGPLIFGHCDKDIEEAIISAVKQGVSYGAPSPKETALAKLICDEFKQIDKIRFVSSGTEATMSAIRVARGYAKKDGLIKFEGCYHGHSDALLIKAGSGATTYGNASSSGIPQDVVKNTYLAVYNDIESVKAIFENNKDKIGVVIIEPIAGNMGLVPADKKFLEELRALCDKFGAVLILDEVMSGFRASRLGSYPFHEVDADLVTFGKVIGGGMNVAAFGGKAEIMDCLSPEGAVYQAGTLSGNPVAMSAGIAAISKINSDPNLYARLEKLAKKLMDGFKEAAKSAGIAIQTDIRGSMFGYFFTDHAVKNYDDALKSDTKLFAKFHQAMLKRGIYLAPSQFETGFICDAMSEADIDLAINAAKEAFLEIKA, from the coding sequence ATGACAAATAAAGAGGCATTTAGCGAAGCCAAAAAATATATCCCAGGTGGTGTAAATTCGCCTGTTCGTGCATTTGGAAGTGTTGGTGGTGAGCCTGTAATGATCGATCACGCTAGGGGTGCTTATATCTATGATGTCGAGGGCAAAAAGTATCTTGACTTTATCCAAAGCTGGGGACCGCTCATATTTGGCCACTGCGACAAAGATATCGAAGAGGCGATCATCTCTGCTGTAAAACAAGGCGTCTCATACGGCGCTCCATCTCCAAAAGAGACAGCTCTAGCAAAGCTAATATGTGATGAGTTTAAACAAATAGATAAAATTCGCTTCGTTAGCTCTGGCACAGAGGCTACCATGAGCGCTATCAGAGTGGCTAGAGGATATGCCAAAAAAGACGGACTTATCAAATTTGAGGGCTGCTACCACGGACACAGCGACGCACTTCTTATCAAAGCAGGAAGTGGCGCTACGACATACGGCAACGCATCAAGCAGCGGCATACCACAAGATGTTGTGAAAAACACCTATTTGGCAGTTTATAACGATATAGAAAGCGTAAAAGCCATTTTTGAAAATAATAAAGACAAAATCGGCGTCGTCATAATCGAGCCAATCGCAGGAAATATGGGGCTTGTGCCAGCTGATAAGAAATTTTTAGAGGAGCTTAGAGCGCTTTGCGATAAATTTGGCGCTGTGCTTATCCTTGATGAGGTTATGAGCGGTTTTAGGGCTTCTCGCCTTGGCTCATATCCATTTCACGAGGTGGATGCTGACCTTGTCACATTTGGCAAGGTTATAGGCGGAGGCATGAACGTCGCTGCTTTTGGTGGCAAAGCTGAAATCATGGACTGCCTAAGCCCAGAGGGCGCTGTCTATCAAGCAGGCACGCTAAGTGGCAACCCAGTGGCGATGAGCGCTGGTATAGCGGCTATTTCTAAGATAAATAGCGATCCAAATTTATATGCTAGACTTGAAAAACTAGCTAAAAAACTAATGGACGGCTTCAAAGAGGCAGCAAAAAGTGCTGGCATCGCTATACAAACCGATATTCGTGGCTCGATGTTTGGTTACTTTTTTACAGATCACGCTGTGAAAAACTACGACGATGCGCTAAAAAGCGACACAAAACTCTTTGCTAAATTTCACCAAGCGATGCTTAAGCGTGGAATTTATCTAGCACCAAGTCAGTTTGAGACGGGATTTATCTGCGATGCGATGAGTGAAGCCGACATCGATCTAGCTATAAATGCAGCCAAGGAAGCATTTTTGGAGATAAAAGCTTAA
- a CDS encoding AtpZ/AtpI family protein: MAKLKVKDIVVGAEQLSLGISMVVAVVIGTGLGYLVKKATNFTLALWIGLVFGILAAILNVYKAYKAQVKSLDELKDENRFKSYEKDDDEDD, encoded by the coding sequence ATGGCAAAGCTAAAAGTAAAAGATATAGTAGTAGGTGCCGAGCAGCTAAGCCTTGGCATATCGATGGTTGTAGCTGTGGTAATCGGAACTGGACTAGGATATCTTGTAAAAAAGGCTACAAATTTCACGCTAGCACTTTGGATAGGGCTTGTTTTTGGTATTTTGGCGGCTATTTTAAACGTATACAAGGCTTATAAGGCACAGGTAAAAAGCTTGGATGAGCTAAAAGACGAGAATAGGTTTAAAAGCTACGAAAAAGATGATGATGAGGACGATTAG
- a CDS encoding MFS transporter yields the protein MASSFRIIRSMGPLFFGMSLLFIGNGLVIASCSALLKQSGVGELEIGLINMSFFVGALVSTITAHRVISTTGHIRAFAIFSAIFAVSAMLHAVNQNLVFWAILRAFLGYCYYALLMVIESWLNAKIPNKIRSRVIAFYEGVFYTSFGLGILILALNLNTFEIFIISAAFIMLSSIPLNLIRINQPQIPERQPINIPKIFGIVPLALVGALIAGLAINGFFSMASLFVLLQGYGTKEASFFMTVAMIGGFLAQVFIGSFSDRYGRRPAILLCSSVALISAVLFLLNGKNLTVEYLLSFFFGAGIFCTYGLSLARANDEITDKTKSVQVARALLFSYSLASLFSPLLMSYAMKIFGAFGFIYVYLVLFAGLILFALTQKTIPQHMRKEYNDRLVARTAGIATIEQNGNFADRKNKK from the coding sequence ATGGCAAGTAGCTTTAGGATTATCCGCTCGATGGGGCCGCTATTTTTTGGTATGAGCTTGCTTTTTATTGGAAATGGTCTAGTTATCGCCTCTTGTAGTGCACTACTAAAACAAAGCGGCGTTGGTGAACTAGAGATCGGCCTTATAAATATGAGTTTTTTTGTGGGTGCACTTGTTAGTACTATTACAGCTCATAGAGTCATCTCAACTACTGGGCACATCAGAGCATTTGCCATCTTTTCAGCCATTTTTGCGGTCTCAGCTATGCTTCATGCAGTAAATCAAAATTTAGTATTCTGGGCGATATTGCGTGCATTTTTGGGATATTGCTACTACGCGCTTTTGATGGTTATAGAAAGCTGGCTAAATGCAAAAATTCCAAATAAAATAAGATCTCGCGTGATTGCCTTTTATGAAGGCGTTTTTTACACGAGTTTTGGACTTGGCATTTTGATCTTGGCGCTTAACCTTAATACCTTTGAAATTTTCATCATAAGTGCAGCTTTTATCATGCTCTCAAGCATTCCATTAAATTTGATCCGTATAAATCAGCCTCAAATCCCAGAGCGTCAGCCCATAAATATCCCAAAAATTTTTGGTATCGTCCCGCTCGCTCTTGTTGGTGCGCTCATTGCGGGCTTAGCAATAAATGGCTTTTTTTCGATGGCAAGCCTTTTTGTCTTGCTTCAAGGATACGGCACAAAAGAGGCGTCATTTTTTATGACGGTTGCGATGATCGGAGGCTTTTTAGCTCAAGTTTTTATCGGTAGTTTCTCTGATAGATATGGCAGAAGGCCAGCTATCTTGCTTTGTAGCAGCGTGGCTTTAATAAGCGCAGTTTTGTTTTTACTAAATGGCAAAAATTTAACGGTTGAATATCTGCTTTCATTCTTTTTTGGGGCTGGAATTTTTTGCACATATGGACTTTCTTTAGCTAGGGCAAATGACGAGATCACAGACAAGACAAAGAGCGTGCAAGTCGCACGTGCTTTACTATTTAGTTACTCTTTGGCTTCGCTTTTCTCGCCGCTTCTTATGAGCTATGCGATGAAAATTTTTGGAGCATTTGGCTTTATCTATGTTTATTTGGTGCTTTTTGCTGGACTTATTTTATTTGCACTAACACAAAAGACAATACCACAGCACATGAGAAAAGAGTATAACGACAGGCTCGTTGCAAGAACGGCTGGCATAGCTACTATTGAGCAAAATGGAAATTTTGCCGATAGAAAAAATAAAAAGTAA
- a CDS encoding flagellar hook-length control protein FliK, giving the protein MNISNTSVQTGQNTTQNVPVRKNEGSLFKNQPSVQTPSEQSISETLDNVGKLVARVLDDLKSASSLSKAEQILSQAKDTKIAPNLASELSDLTKSLEAEATQNESPEIKSLALKLKEFLKPIADLKAGSLNDQIKNSGVMLEANLKDALSPEKLPSSVQKLLSDIKNLSSGNLLNQILTLNDEKLDNQNSFSKLASILEKASNDAKNILDNSNIKKLLKDVDKLDSVVKFLDKNFSKDQNGELVKNQIGKIQNFISNLSEKVTSLANEKLNQNFGFSQNHKELKTILDSIKNDLKTLNNIGDEAGLVKAFNEMSDVSKDGSLQDKLQSAARRLAHSLSLADAKASLAKNELSESKALLKQLNLATNDINNITTKNSSEISKVLSQDIKSTLLNISEKSQNPQSVNAANKMISQIEMHQMISSLQGGIQTYMPYIWDGVEGGNIAFKQGKKDKFYAQIDLNFKKFGQINVMVGLIDKRYIDLSVATQTNEFKELILSNSSELKQAISKLGLIVSNFNIKILSKVKLNDRFKKFGGLDVGFDKKI; this is encoded by the coding sequence TTGAATATATCAAACACTTCGGTTCAAACCGGGCAAAATACTACTCAAAATGTGCCAGTTCGTAAAAATGAAGGCTCGCTTTTTAAAAATCAGCCAAGCGTACAAACGCCTAGTGAGCAGAGCATTTCAGAGACACTTGATAATGTTGGAAAACTCGTTGCAAGAGTGCTTGATGATCTAAAAAGTGCTTCAAGTCTTAGCAAGGCTGAACAAATTTTATCTCAGGCAAAAGATACGAAAATCGCTCCAAATTTAGCCAGTGAGCTATCAGACCTTACAAAAAGCTTAGAAGCAGAAGCAACCCAAAATGAAAGCCCTGAGATAAAGAGCCTTGCACTAAAGCTAAAAGAATTTCTAAAACCAATAGCCGATCTAAAAGCCGGCTCACTAAATGATCAGATCAAAAACTCAGGCGTAATGCTTGAAGCAAATTTAAAAGACGCACTTAGTCCAGAGAAGCTTCCAAGCTCGGTTCAGAAGCTACTAAGCGATATAAAAAATCTCTCAAGCGGGAATTTACTAAATCAAATTTTAACCCTAAATGATGAAAAATTAGACAATCAAAATTCTTTTTCAAAGCTTGCTTCTATACTTGAAAAAGCGAGCAATGACGCAAAAAACATTCTTGATAACTCAAACATAAAAAAGCTTTTAAAAGACGTTGATAAGCTTGATAGTGTGGTTAAATTTTTGGATAAAAATTTTTCAAAAGATCAAAATGGCGAGCTAGTAAAAAATCAAATAGGCAAAATACAAAATTTCATCTCAAATTTAAGCGAGAAAGTCACAAGCCTGGCAAATGAAAAGCTAAATCAAAATTTTGGTTTTAGTCAAAATCACAAAGAGCTAAAAACTATCCTTGATAGCATAAAAAACGATCTAAAAACGCTAAATAACATAGGTGATGAAGCAGGGCTTGTAAAGGCGTTTAATGAGATGAGCGATGTTTCAAAGGATGGTAGCTTGCAAGATAAGCTCCAAAGTGCGGCGAGGCGTCTTGCTCATAGCCTAAGTCTTGCTGATGCTAAGGCAAGTTTGGCTAAAAATGAGCTAAGTGAGAGCAAGGCGCTTTTAAAGCAGTTAAATCTCGCCACAAACGATATAAATAACATTACGACTAAAAATAGCAGCGAAATTTCAAAAGTGCTAAGCCAAGATATAAAAAGCACGCTTTTAAATATCAGTGAAAAGAGTCAAAATCCGCAAAGCGTAAATGCCGCAAATAAGATGATTTCACAGATCGAGATGCATCAAATGATATCAAGCCTTCAAGGCGGGATTCAAACTTATATGCCTTATATTTGGGATGGCGTTGAGGGTGGAAATATCGCATTTAAGCAAGGCAAAAAGGATAAATTTTACGCTCAGATCGATCTAAATTTTAAGAAATTTGGACAGATAAATGTGATGGTTGGACTTATTGATAAAAGGTACATTGATCTTTCGGTAGCTACGCAAACAAATGAGTTTAAGGAGCTAATCCTCTCAAACTCTAGCGAATTAAAACAAGCAATATCAAAGCTTGGACTTATAGTTTCAAACTTTAATATCAAAATTTTGTCAAAAGTGAAGCTAAATGATAGATTTAAAAAATTTGGTGGCCTTGATGTGGGCTTTGATAAGAAAATTTAA
- a CDS encoding FlhB-like flagellar biosynthesis protein yields MQVNKKKAVALGYNRSKDNAPRVLASGAGEIANRIIDLAKEHDIPIKEDPDLIEILSKVEVDQEIPPNLYKAVAEIFSFLYKITKK; encoded by the coding sequence ATGCAAGTAAATAAGAAAAAAGCAGTAGCTCTTGGCTACAACAGATCTAAAGATAATGCTCCAAGAGTGCTGGCTAGTGGCGCTGGCGAGATAGCAAATAGAATAATCGATCTTGCAAAAGAGCATGATATACCGATCAAAGAGGATCCTGATCTTATTGAAATTTTAAGCAAGGTTGAAGTTGATCAAGAAATTCCACCAAATTTATATAAAGCTGTTGCTGAAATTTTTAGCTTTTTATATAAGATCACAAAGAAATGA
- a CDS encoding CheB methylesterase domain-containing protein: MAQKLILIGASTGGPGHLKKLLKNVKLNGAIIVIAQHMNKMFINSFAMQIGKECGLDVEILNERKILKENTVYVCEQNVVVSPNLPISAKPNTEEKTIYTPNVDVLFKSGVGICKSANVLAILLTGIGDDGASGLDKLYKAGAKCIAENEESAIVYGMPKRAKELNQSLKSLNLTMIKKELEDFLNAIN; the protein is encoded by the coding sequence GTGGCACAAAAATTAATATTAATAGGGGCATCTACTGGCGGGCCTGGGCATTTAAAAAAGTTACTAAAAAACGTAAAACTAAATGGAGCTATCATCGTGATAGCCCAGCACATGAATAAAATGTTTATAAACTCTTTCGCTATGCAAATCGGAAAAGAGTGTGGCTTAGATGTTGAAATTTTAAATGAGAGGAAAATTTTAAAAGAAAATACCGTATACGTCTGTGAACAAAATGTAGTGGTATCACCAAATTTACCAATCAGTGCAAAACCAAATACAGAAGAAAAAACTATATATACGCCAAATGTTGATGTGTTGTTTAAATCTGGAGTTGGAATTTGTAAAAGCGCAAATGTCTTAGCTATCTTACTAACTGGCATCGGAGATGATGGTGCATCTGGGCTTGATAAGCTTTATAAGGCTGGAGCAAAATGTATAGCTGAAAATGAAGAGAGTGCGATAGTTTATGGTATGCCAAAACGTGCAAAAGAGCTAAATCAAAGCTTAAAATCATTAAATCTAACTATGATAAAAAAAGAGCTGGAGGATTTTTTAAATGCTATTAACTAA
- a CDS encoding CheR family methyltransferase, producing the protein MLLTNDAKDTKTMQTNTSQDMDSFNEFMNVIKTLCGVDLEPKRDITLQRITIFIRDRQIKSFKDLVSMIRYNSSLRQDILNLVTVNETYFYRELPQLKDVIYYAKELGGARILCAPCSTGDESYSLAMLAYEMGFKQHEISIVGIDINSEAIASCQNGIFSERSLHRLSDFQKERFFTKVDDKFKIKKENLPRCEFKILNVFDDAIFNLGKFDIVLSRNMMIYFDDDFRLKCVERLHKLLKPDGRLYAGHADLVPYTPAYEKRFSNGTTYYLKK; encoded by the coding sequence ATGCTATTAACTAATGACGCAAAAGATACAAAAACAATGCAAACAAATACTTCACAAGATATGGATAGTTTTAATGAATTTATGAATGTTATCAAAACTCTTTGCGGAGTTGATCTGGAGCCAAAAAGAGATATTACGTTGCAGCGAATTACTATTTTTATTAGGGATCGCCAGATAAAAAGCTTTAAAGATCTTGTTTCAATGATAAGATATAACTCAAGCTTACGACAAGACATTTTAAATCTAGTAACTGTAAATGAGACTTATTTTTATAGAGAGTTGCCTCAACTTAAAGATGTGATATATTACGCAAAGGAGCTTGGAGGAGCTAGAATTTTGTGTGCTCCTTGCTCTACTGGAGATGAGTCATATTCTCTCGCAATGCTTGCTTATGAGATGGGATTTAAACAGCATGAAATTTCAATCGTAGGTATAGATATAAACTCAGAAGCCATAGCAAGCTGTCAAAACGGCATTTTTAGTGAGAGGAGCTTGCATAGGTTAAGCGATTTTCAAAAAGAGAGATTTTTTACAAAAGTCGATGATAAATTTAAGATAAAAAAAGAAAACTTACCAAGGTGTGAGTTTAAAATTTTAAATGTTTTTGATGATGCTATTTTTAATCTAGGAAAATTTGATATCGTACTTTCAAGAAATATGATGATCTATTTTGATGATGATTTTAGATTAAAATGTGTTGAGAGACTTCATAAATTGCTTAAGCCAGATGGTAGGCTTTACGCTGGGCACGCTGATCTTGTGCCTTACACTCCAGCTTATGAAAAGCGCTTTTCAAATGGAACTACCTACTATCTAAAAAAATAA
- a CDS encoding MFS transporter: MKEYLKLLKEEKNFRLLSIIQLICYFGVWFSHTGIFTLLIKLDAPVWAITLSAAMAFIPGVVIAPFSGILVDKFSPKPMLVIMMAVETISVFMLLFIDSLDFLWLLLLIIFVRNGTGGMYFQVEMSVLPKILSKENLKLANEIHSIIWAVSYTAGMGLAGVYIHFFGIKSAFLLDGILYILSFGFLYFLNLQGLKPEFIEKPLKMLKNGLVYLKENRLIVHLIFLHAFVGITAYDALIALLADYKYANLLSTSLIIGLLNTSRSISLMFAPAILSKFINKNTLIFVYIGQGLGIIIWALSLWNFYLSLIGIIFAGFCTSSLWSYTYTMLQQNCKKEFYGRVIAYNDMVFLGFSALISFIIGLLYDIGLSVEMIASFMGSLFFVGAFYYHIVLKSYKIR, from the coding sequence TTGAAAGAATATCTTAAACTTTTAAAAGAAGAGAAAAATTTTCGCCTCTTAAGCATCATTCAGCTTATATGCTATTTTGGCGTATGGTTTTCGCACACAGGTATTTTTACCCTTCTTATCAAGCTTGACGCTCCTGTTTGGGCAATTACGCTAAGTGCAGCGATGGCATTTATCCCAGGTGTTGTCATAGCTCCATTTAGTGGAATTTTAGTTGATAAATTTAGCCCAAAACCAATGCTTGTCATCATGATGGCAGTTGAGACGATAAGCGTTTTCATGCTTCTTTTTATAGACTCACTTGATTTTTTATGGCTACTTTTACTTATTATTTTTGTTAGAAATGGCACTGGCGGAATGTATTTTCAAGTAGAGATGAGCGTACTGCCAAAAATTTTAAGCAAAGAAAATCTCAAACTCGCAAATGAGATCCACTCTATCATCTGGGCAGTCTCATACACCGCTGGCATGGGGCTAGCGGGAGTTTATATACACTTTTTTGGTATTAAAAGCGCCTTTTTGCTTGATGGCATACTATACATTCTTAGCTTTGGATTTTTATATTTTTTAAATTTACAAGGTCTAAAGCCAGAATTTATAGAAAAACCACTAAAAATGCTAAAAAATGGCCTTGTTTATTTAAAAGAAAACAGACTCATCGTGCACCTTATATTTTTGCACGCCTTTGTTGGCATTACTGCTTATGACGCATTGATAGCACTTTTAGCTGATTACAAATATGCAAATTTACTCTCGACATCACTAATTATAGGACTATTAAATACTTCAAGATCCATTTCACTTATGTTTGCTCCAGCCATACTTAGTAAATTTATAAATAAAAATACGCTTATTTTCGTATATATCGGTCAAGGCCTTGGTATCATCATTTGGGCTTTATCGCTTTGGAATTTTTATCTATCACTTATTGGCATTATCTTCGCTGGATTTTGCACATCAAGTCTTTGGAGCTACACTTATACAATGCTTCAGCAAAACTGCAAAAAAGAATTTTATGGCCGAGTGATTGCATATAACGATATGGTTTTTCTTGGCTTTAGCGCTCTTATTTCATTTATCATTGGTCTGCTTTATGATATTGGACTTAGCGTTGAGATGATTGCAAGTTTTATGGGAAGCCTCTTTTTTGTAGGGGCTTTTTACTATCACATAGTATTAAAAAGCTACAAAATAAGGTAA
- a CDS encoding copper resistance protein NlpE → MKYLFAILISFFILGCAKNENLEPNQNTQNTVKEDKPLVQVNTPKKPEKLILPNSIYSSFHTILPCPNCEGIKTIITLNKDKTYTKTMLTMDKEVSLVEKNGTFDVDDSAIILKDENGNLSYFAPNKNSLLQLDDKKNKRVGVLAQIYNFEPVNKAYKDSFFAKFYKFKNKDNFLDIVIVPSKNGAKISFYSSLKNGSPLCEFSSELLYDKGIFYLLDEKGIALSIHRINNAIFLVANDKICKNAHISGRYKKDKDQKNLFGKGFFAELTNESANRDVIKIYGSKNIKRDNTKKENSHIVTNKNERIFEYTLLNGIITSIEIYSSEFKTPENISLKSNFKDIKNSLVISKFSSDKNNIYLKIDSHDMLITLKNPLVKEITSLNDIPDETKIEQITLMWNQ, encoded by the coding sequence ATGAAATATCTTTTTGCCATACTTATCTCATTTTTCATCCTTGGCTGCGCAAAAAATGAAAATTTAGAGCCAAATCAAAACACACAAAATACAGTAAAAGAAGACAAGCCGCTAGTTCAAGTAAATACACCCAAAAAGCCAGAAAAGCTAATACTTCCAAACTCAATTTATAGTAGTTTTCACACTATTTTGCCTTGCCCAAACTGCGAAGGCATAAAAACTATCATCACGTTAAATAAAGACAAAACCTATACAAAAACAATGCTTACTATGGATAAAGAAGTAAGCTTGGTTGAAAAAAATGGCACATTTGATGTTGATGATAGTGCTATCATTTTAAAAGATGAAAATGGCAATCTTAGCTACTTTGCACCAAATAAAAATTCCCTTCTTCAGCTTGATGACAAGAAAAATAAGCGAGTTGGCGTGCTAGCTCAAATTTATAATTTCGAGCCGGTAAATAAAGCTTACAAAGATAGTTTTTTTGCTAAATTTTATAAATTTAAAAACAAAGATAACTTTTTAGACATTGTAATCGTACCAAGCAAAAATGGTGCGAAAATAAGTTTTTATTCATCATTAAAAAATGGCTCGCCACTTTGCGAGTTTAGCTCTGAGCTACTTTACGACAAAGGAATTTTTTACCTTTTAGATGAAAAAGGCATTGCTCTAAGCATACACAGGATAAATAATGCAATTTTTCTAGTAGCAAATGACAAAATTTGTAAAAATGCTCACATAAGTGGACGATATAAAAAAGATAAAGATCAAAAAAATCTCTTTGGCAAAGGCTTTTTTGCAGAGCTGACAAACGAATCAGCAAATAGAGATGTGATAAAAATTTATGGCTCAAAAAACATAAAACGGGATAACACAAAAAAAGAAAACAGCCACATCGTAACAAACAAAAATGAAAGAATTTTTGAATACACCTTGCTAAATGGCATTATCACAAGCATTGAAATTTACTCAAGCGAGTTTAAAACTCCAGAAAATATCAGCCTTAAATCAAATTTCAAAGATATAAAAAATTCTCTTGTTATTTCTAAATTTAGTAGTGACAAAAACAATATCTATCTAAAAATAGATAGCCACGATATGTTAATCACACTAAAAAATCCACTTGTCAAAGAGATAACAAGCCTAAACGATATCCCAGATGAAACAAAGATAGAGCAAATAACGCTAATGTGGAATCAATAA
- a CDS encoding copper resistance protein NlpE, which yields MKNFIFALSAALLLAGCASSSQNANVPQGKCEVKSSCEAPISSIEGTYKAFLPCASCMGVDSRLTLKKDGTFESVMDYKSKDNYKAVSKGKYSIENGVITTIDEYKEKSFYKIEGENLKMLDMDQKEVTGELKDKYIFKRVK from the coding sequence ATGAAAAATTTTATATTTGCACTAAGTGCGGCTCTACTTTTGGCAGGTTGTGCCTCATCTAGCCAAAATGCAAACGTCCCACAAGGCAAATGTGAAGTAAAAAGTAGCTGCGAAGCTCCAATTAGCAGCATCGAGGGCACTTATAAAGCATTTTTACCTTGCGCTAGCTGCATGGGGGTTGATTCACGCTTAACATTAAAAAAAGATGGTACATTTGAAAGCGTGATGGACTATAAGTCAAAAGACAACTACAAAGCCGTTAGCAAAGGCAAATACTCAATCGAAAATGGTGTGATAACAACGATTGATGAGTATAAAGAAAAGAGCTTTTATAAAATAGAGGGCGAGAACCTAAAAATGCTAGATATGGATCAAAAAGAGGTCACTGGCGAGCTAAAAGATAAATACATCTTTAAACGCGTAAAATAA